The following are encoded together in the Candidatus Anstonellales archaeon genome:
- the purH gene encoding bifunctional phosphoribosylaminoimidazolecarboxamide formyltransferase/IMP cyclohydrolase gives MQTIKRALISVYDKRNLAYLSGELNALGVEIISTGKTAKKIRELGVPVKEVSSFTGFPEMLGGRIKTLHPKIHAAILFRRGNKQDEEEIKKFSFSPIDMVVVNLYPFVEIAGRESSTEAEIIESIDIGGPTLIRSAAKNFEHVVVVVDPDDYEAVITEMKEKQCTVSFETRRRLMAKAFTRTARYDWNIAKFFSQKKEDFPQFLKMRYERSYNLRYGENPHQKATAYTRWGEISIFDAKIYAGKTMSFNNFLDADAALGLIREFKDDIATIIIKHTNPCGGAIGKTLVESYKKAFQSDPGSAFGSVVAFSRPVDLETAKEIGNRFVDVILAPGYDDDALLVLKQKNNRRILDITNLLYEPAPRLVARNVWGGILYQEYDNIIYDESALRFVTKRKPTKYELAAMKFATKFVKHTKSNAIVFSTDTQLTGVGAGQMSRIDACKIAIQKARRDGFDLSKSVMASDAFIPFPDVIDEIAKEEVKAVIQPGGSIKDKEIVSACDSYGIAMAFTGVRHFRH, from the coding sequence GTGCAAACGATAAAGCGCGCTCTCATTTCCGTCTATGACAAGCGAAACCTGGCTTATCTATCAGGAGAACTCAACGCCCTTGGAGTAGAGATAATTTCAACTGGCAAAACTGCAAAAAAAATACGCGAATTAGGGGTTCCGGTAAAGGAAGTTTCATCATTTACTGGCTTTCCTGAAATGCTTGGTGGGCGGATAAAAACACTCCACCCCAAAATTCATGCAGCAATACTTTTTAGGCGTGGGAACAAGCAAGATGAAGAAGAGATAAAGAAGTTCTCATTTTCTCCAATAGATATGGTAGTTGTAAACCTATATCCTTTTGTAGAGATAGCTGGCCGGGAAAGTTCAACAGAAGCAGAGATAATTGAGAGTATAGATATTGGAGGTCCAACACTGATACGTTCAGCAGCAAAGAATTTTGAACATGTGGTAGTAGTCGTGGATCCTGACGACTATGAGGCAGTTATTACGGAAATGAAGGAGAAGCAATGCACAGTCTCTTTTGAAACACGTAGAAGGCTTATGGCAAAGGCGTTCACGCGAACAGCAAGATATGACTGGAATATAGCAAAATTCTTTTCGCAAAAAAAAGAGGACTTTCCTCAATTTTTAAAGATGAGGTACGAGCGCTCATACAACCTCCGCTATGGTGAAAACCCACATCAGAAAGCAACAGCATATACAAGATGGGGAGAGATTTCTATATTCGACGCAAAGATATATGCTGGCAAGACAATGTCATTTAACAACTTTCTTGATGCTGATGCGGCTCTTGGACTCATTCGCGAATTTAAAGACGATATCGCAACAATAATAATAAAACATACCAATCCCTGCGGCGGCGCAATTGGAAAAACTCTTGTTGAATCTTACAAAAAGGCGTTTCAGTCTGACCCAGGAAGCGCTTTTGGTTCGGTAGTTGCATTTTCAAGGCCTGTTGACCTGGAAACAGCAAAGGAGATAGGTAACCGATTCGTAGATGTTATCCTTGCTCCCGGCTATGATGACGATGCACTTCTTGTTCTAAAACAAAAAAATAACAGAAGGATTTTAGATATAACAAATCTTCTCTACGAACCTGCTCCAAGGCTTGTAGCAAGAAATGTCTGGGGAGGCATTCTTTATCAGGAATACGACAATATAATTTATGATGAATCTGCCCTTCGCTTCGTGACTAAAAGGAAACCAACCAAATACGAACTTGCGGCAATGAAATTTGCTACAAAGTTTGTGAAGCATACTAAATCAAATGCGATCGTCTTTTCAACCGATACCCAACTTACAGGGGTTGGTGCAGGCCAGATGAGCAGGATAGATGCATGTAAGATAGCAATCCAAAAGGCCCGCAGGGATGGGTTTGACCTTTCAAAGTCAGTAATGGCAAGCGACGCATTCATTCCTTTTCCAGACGTTATAGACGAAATTGCAAAGGAAGAGGTAAAGGCAGTCATCCAACCCGGTGGCTCAATAAAAGACAAAGAGATAGTTTCTGCTTGTGATTCTTATGGGATAGCGATGGCTTTTACCGGCGTGCGGCATTTTAGGCATTAA
- the amrS gene encoding AmmeMemoRadiSam system radical SAM enzyme — translation MKEAMLYEQMEKGLVRCNLCRRRCTIGPGGVGFCRVRKNDGGKLYTLNYGKCCAYNNEPIEKKPFYHFLPGTYSFSFAAVGCNFRCLHCQNWDIAQPTEIFGNDISPEQIVKMAEKYGSKSIAYTYTEPTIFFEYASDCAKIAHERGIANVFVTNGYMSPEAISMMEYVDAARVDLKAFNDKFYKEVCGNASLDGVLDSIKLLHKKIHVELIVLLIPTLNDSPDELRQMAQWIKQIDRRIPVHFTAYYPANKMTIPPTPLSTLQNARRIAIEEGLLYAYTGNIPGDEGENTCCPRCGRVAIRRFGFSVLELNIDKEGRCSNCLNPLSIVTKITRV, via the coding sequence ATGAAAGAAGCAATGCTCTATGAGCAGATGGAAAAAGGGCTCGTCCGCTGTAATCTCTGTAGAAGAAGGTGTACCATAGGCCCGGGCGGTGTTGGTTTTTGTCGTGTTCGTAAAAATGATGGTGGAAAACTCTACACGCTAAATTATGGAAAATGTTGTGCATACAACAACGAACCGATAGAAAAGAAACCCTTCTATCATTTTCTTCCGGGCACGTACTCATTCTCATTTGCAGCCGTTGGCTGTAATTTTAGATGCCTTCATTGCCAAAATTGGGACATTGCCCAGCCAACAGAAATTTTTGGAAACGACATTAGCCCTGAACAGATTGTCAAAATGGCTGAGAAGTATGGCTCAAAAAGCATCGCATACACGTACACAGAACCAACAATATTTTTTGAATACGCCTCTGACTGCGCAAAAATTGCACACGAGCGTGGAATTGCAAATGTGTTTGTTACAAACGGTTATATGAGCCCTGAGGCAATCTCGATGATGGAATACGTCGATGCGGCGCGAGTGGACCTAAAAGCCTTTAATGACAAATTTTATAAGGAAGTTTGCGGCAACGCCAGCCTCGATGGCGTCCTTGACTCAATAAAATTACTGCACAAGAAGATACATGTTGAACTGATTGTCCTTCTGATTCCTACTCTAAACGACTCGCCAGATGAACTTCGTCAGATGGCTCAGTGGATAAAACAGATAGACCGAAGGATACCCGTTCATTTTACAGCTTATTACCCAGCAAACAAGATGACAATTCCTCCAACCCCACTTAGCACCTTACAAAACGCAAGAAGGATAGCGATTGAAGAAGGACTTTTATATGCATATACAGGAAACATACCTGGAGATGAGGGGGAGAATACATGCTGCCCACGATGTGGGAGAGTAGCAATAAGACGGTTTGGCTTTAGTGTTCTTGAGCTAAATATAGATAAGGAAGGGAGATGCAGTAATTGTCTAAATCCACTTAGTATAGTTACAAAGATTACAAGGGTTTAA
- a CDS encoding zinc ribbon domain-containing protein, translating into MGILELLLGQKKKGIPLVCQNCKEKIDSSLERCPRCGVHLSSMFRIKCPRCGEPNELDAKKCKKCGYSFEAPPSPPITSVRYTCPRCGYVADYYMLSCPACGVRFV; encoded by the coding sequence TTGGGCATACTTGAACTTCTTCTTGGACAAAAAAAGAAAGGGATACCTCTCGTCTGCCAAAACTGTAAGGAGAAGATAGACTCAAGTTTGGAAAGATGTCCGCGCTGTGGCGTGCATCTATCTTCAATGTTTAGAATAAAGTGTCCTCGATGTGGTGAGCCAAATGAACTTGATGCAAAGAAATGTAAGAAGTGTGGTTATAGCTTTGAAGCACCGCCTTCTCCACCTATTACAAGTGTAAGGTATACGTGTCCTAGATGCGGATATGTGGCAGACTATTATATGCTGTCATGTCCAGCTTGTGGAGTGAGGTTTGTTTAG
- a CDS encoding DUF424 family protein, protein MLLKIHVVGGKKVVAVCDSELVGKKFVEGHISLDLERCRSFYDGEKISDTQRIVFAIKEAQSANLVGHRCVEVAKKAGLITDDDVFFISGVPHVILYNLSVIAKK, encoded by the coding sequence ATGCTGCTAAAAATTCATGTTGTAGGAGGAAAGAAGGTTGTTGCTGTCTGCGACTCTGAGCTGGTTGGTAAGAAATTTGTTGAGGGCCACATCTCTCTTGATTTGGAACGGTGCCGCTCATTTTACGATGGAGAAAAAATCTCTGATACTCAAAGGATAGTTTTTGCAATAAAGGAGGCGCAATCTGCAAATCTTGTAGGACACCGTTGCGTTGAAGTCGCAAAAAAAGCAGGATTAATAACTGATGATGATGTGTTTTTTATATCCGGAGTGCCGCATGTGATTTTGTACAATCTTTCCGTTATTGCCAAAAAATGA
- a CDS encoding ACT domain-containing protein: MKHIVIVVDDRPGVLADISYLLGKSKINMENVSVEVVGGKGIIHIFLKDDTKARKILTINGYNVISPEHIVLRLENKPGEWAKAAGLLKKEKINILNVQLLTKGRTHHIYSLITDNNKKAEKVLSSYLWLEDVP, translated from the coding sequence ATGAAACATATTGTTATTGTTGTTGATGACAGACCGGGCGTACTTGCGGACATATCCTATTTGCTTGGAAAGTCAAAAATCAACATGGAAAATGTGAGTGTTGAAGTAGTAGGTGGAAAGGGGATAATTCATATTTTCTTGAAGGATGACACAAAAGCCCGAAAGATACTTACTATAAATGGGTATAATGTGATATCTCCAGAGCACATTGTTCTTAGACTTGAAAACAAGCCGGGAGAATGGGCAAAGGCTGCCGGTCTTTTGAAAAAAGAGAAGATAAACATCCTAAACGTTCAGCTTCTTACAAAAGGGAGAACTCATCATATTTACTCTTTGATAACTGACAACAACAAGAAAGCGGAAAAGGTACTTTCATCTTATCTTTGGCTTGAGGATGTGCCCTGA
- a CDS encoding NFACT family protein, with product MIARQMENLEYARICSELHHLCGCRLDNIYQTGDKTFRLRIGKADIVCTLGLRLHETKYIPKTSPQPSNLVMLLRSRLRGRKVESIQQIRNDRIVEFTISGKEGNYHLILEMFGQGNLILIDENQTIIRAFEQRIWNERELLPGRKYTLPPTTHVSPNPTLEELKMEVEKKYAIANFSKIPLGTLYIREVLARSGIEEREDASTIDESRLMRLLQNISLIRAEDDPAIYLDTQNTPIQFSAAKLSILEGKFERRETETLSEAADEYYIAILQEKDKKEEELEEQIKKLSRRIEVQEEEVRKLEKEIAKNSAFAKAIYENFDSAEKKIEEARARGEKKAYLEI from the coding sequence ATGATTGCACGCCAAATGGAGAATCTGGAGTATGCAAGGATATGCTCTGAGCTCCATCATCTATGTGGCTGTCGCCTTGATAACATATACCAAACTGGTGACAAGACTTTCCGCCTTAGAATTGGTAAGGCAGATATTGTTTGCACCCTTGGCCTTCGCCTTCATGAGACAAAGTACATACCTAAAACGTCACCACAGCCGTCAAACTTAGTTATGCTTCTTCGTTCAAGGTTGCGAGGCCGTAAAGTGGAGTCCATACAACAAATCAGAAATGACCGAATAGTTGAATTTACAATTTCTGGAAAGGAAGGAAACTATCATTTAATTCTGGAAATGTTTGGACAAGGAAACCTTATACTAATTGATGAGAACCAAACTATAATAAGGGCGTTTGAGCAGAGAATATGGAACGAGCGCGAGCTTCTGCCTGGCAGAAAATACACCCTCCCACCGACAACTCACGTTTCTCCAAACCCAACACTTGAAGAACTAAAAATGGAAGTCGAAAAAAAATATGCAATCGCTAATTTTTCAAAGATACCTCTAGGAACTTTATATATACGAGAGGTCCTTGCTCGCTCGGGTATCGAAGAAAGAGAAGATGCATCCACCATTGATGAAAGCAGACTTATGAGGCTGTTGCAAAACATCAGTTTAATTAGAGCCGAAGACGATCCCGCAATATACCTCGATACACAAAACACACCTATCCAATTTTCTGCTGCAAAACTGTCTATCCTCGAGGGCAAGTTTGAAAGAAGAGAAACAGAAACGCTCTCCGAAGCAGCCGATGAATATTATATTGCAATCTTACAAGAGAAAGATAAAAAAGAAGAAGAACTTGAAGAACAAATAAAAAAGTTATCGCGGCGAATCGAAGTGCAAGAAGAAGAAGTGCGAAAGCTTGAGAAAGAAATAGCGAAAAATTCTGCATTCGCAAAAGCCATCTACGAAAATTTTGATTCTGCAGAGAAGAAGATAGAAGAGGCAAGGGCAAGAGGCGAGAAAAAAGCCTACCTCGAAATTTAA
- the infB gene encoding translation initiation factor IF-2, producing the protein MLRQPIVCVLGHVDHGKTSLLDSIRRTSIQKKEAGAITQHIGASEVSITTIKDICGPALERMNIEIKIPGLLFIDTPGHEAFTNLRERGGSIADIAILVVDINEGVQPQTIESIKILSQYKTPFLVAATKVDTLNGWIPRAGRCIADSLREQTDRTIAQLDEKLYKIISQISEFGINSERFDRVTDFTKTVVIVPISSKTEEGILELLLLLSGLSQKFLERELSIGNEEKGEGSILEVGEERGLGTTIDVILYRGILRKNDTILFGTTQGCAKTSVRAIIKPKSQHTNQAEKYEYPNEVRAACGIKIFASGLEDAIPGSPLVVANTPEEQEIAQERISSQVKRILFENDSAGIVVKADTLGSLEALLKIISNEGIAVKKAGVGNITKKDAMLAKASAFYDPLLGVVLGFGVKDESDGSGVEIMLDNVIYSLVENYKKWVEKVKQKERQRILQEAIYPAKLKILPGYIFRKSSPAIFGIEVLGGKLVRRAVLMDSAGRRIGEVGGIEKDRQDVNSAEAGEQVAISVDGTEVGKEIREGDILYTHLNDEAQNKLLKVKDILPRSDSAILSEIISILKGKYL; encoded by the coding sequence ATGTTAAGACAACCAATCGTTTGCGTTCTTGGTCATGTTGACCATGGAAAAACAAGCTTACTCGACTCAATAAGAAGGACTTCCATCCAAAAAAAGGAAGCCGGAGCAATCACACAACATATTGGCGCAAGCGAGGTCTCAATAACCACAATAAAAGATATTTGCGGGCCTGCTTTAGAAAGGATGAATATAGAAATCAAAATCCCAGGTCTTCTATTTATAGACACTCCTGGCCATGAAGCATTCACCAACCTGAGGGAAAGAGGGGGAAGCATTGCGGATATTGCCATACTTGTTGTTGATATAAACGAAGGCGTGCAACCACAAACCATTGAAAGCATAAAAATACTCTCACAATACAAAACACCTTTTTTAGTTGCAGCAACCAAGGTGGATACATTAAATGGCTGGATACCTCGCGCTGGAAGATGTATCGCAGATAGTCTTCGAGAACAAACTGACCGAACAATCGCCCAACTAGATGAGAAGCTTTATAAAATAATCAGTCAGATATCTGAGTTTGGGATAAATTCCGAGCGCTTTGATAGAGTCACCGATTTTACAAAAACAGTCGTAATAGTGCCTATATCCTCAAAGACTGAGGAAGGAATCTTAGAGTTACTTCTCCTTCTTTCAGGGCTTTCACAGAAGTTCTTGGAGCGTGAGCTCTCTATTGGTAATGAAGAAAAGGGCGAAGGAAGCATCCTAGAAGTCGGAGAGGAACGTGGGTTGGGAACAACAATCGACGTTATTCTCTACAGAGGCATTTTACGCAAAAACGACACGATTCTATTTGGAACAACTCAAGGTTGCGCAAAGACAAGCGTGAGGGCAATAATCAAGCCAAAAAGCCAACACACAAACCAAGCCGAAAAATATGAATACCCAAATGAGGTTAGAGCAGCCTGTGGAATAAAAATATTTGCAAGTGGACTTGAAGACGCAATTCCTGGTTCTCCTCTTGTCGTTGCAAATACTCCAGAAGAGCAAGAAATTGCACAAGAGAGAATTTCATCCCAAGTGAAAAGGATACTTTTCGAGAATGACTCTGCCGGAATAGTAGTCAAAGCAGACACTCTTGGCTCCCTCGAGGCGCTCTTAAAAATAATCTCAAATGAAGGAATTGCCGTAAAAAAGGCAGGCGTTGGCAACATTACAAAAAAAGACGCAATGCTTGCAAAAGCATCAGCATTTTACGACCCACTTCTTGGTGTTGTTTTAGGTTTTGGGGTCAAGGACGAGAGCGACGGGTCCGGGGTTGAAATTATGTTGGACAATGTGATTTATTCTCTTGTTGAAAATTATAAAAAATGGGTTGAAAAAGTAAAACAAAAGGAGCGCCAAAGAATTCTCCAAGAGGCCATTTATCCTGCAAAGCTGAAAATACTTCCAGGATATATATTTAGAAAAAGTAGTCCAGCGATATTCGGTATCGAAGTACTCGGAGGAAAGCTTGTGAGGCGAGCAGTCCTTATGGATAGTGCAGGAAGACGGATTGGCGAAGTTGGGGGCATCGAAAAGGATAGACAAGACGTGAATTCTGCAGAGGCAGGAGAGCAAGTTGCAATATCTGTTGATGGAACTGAAGTTGGGAAGGAAATCAGAGAAGGCGATATTCTCTATACGCACCTCAATGACGAAGCCCAGAATAAGCTCTTGAAGGTGAAGGATATTCTACCTCGTTCGGATTCTGCCATCTTAAGTGAAATAATATCAATATTAAAAGGAAAATATCTCTAA
- a CDS encoding deoxyuridine 5'-triphosphate nucleotidohydrolase: MAVILGKTISKSGIASDYLDAIQFQPGGIDLSLRDVYKFKGSGVIDFWNKNRRLAPTEKVAFSKKEKLKLNKGCYKIVYNEYIKIPTGCIGLAFPRSSLLRCGAFIHCAVWDPGYEGRSESLLVVANENGIWLEKNARLVQLILLKLEKSAEQGYQGVYMKENRAKGKGVGAKC; the protein is encoded by the coding sequence ATGGCGGTTATCCTCGGAAAGACAATTTCAAAGAGCGGAATCGCAAGTGATTATCTAGATGCAATTCAATTTCAGCCTGGAGGCATCGATTTGAGCCTCAGGGACGTGTATAAATTTAAGGGCTCAGGTGTAATTGACTTTTGGAATAAAAACAGACGCCTTGCTCCAACAGAGAAAGTAGCTTTCTCAAAAAAGGAAAAGCTCAAACTGAATAAAGGATGTTACAAAATAGTATATAACGAATATATAAAAATTCCAACCGGTTGCATAGGCCTTGCATTTCCACGTTCAAGTCTTCTTAGATGCGGAGCATTTATTCATTGCGCGGTTTGGGATCCGGGTTATGAGGGAAGAAGCGAATCTCTTCTTGTAGTAGCAAATGAAAATGGGATTTGGCTTGAGAAAAATGCAAGATTGGTGCAACTGATCCTTCTAAAACTTGAGAAAAGCGCCGAACAAGGATACCAAGGAGTCTATATGAAAGAAAACAGAGCCAAAGGCAAAGGCGTTGGTGCAAAATGTTAA
- the ndk gene encoding nucleoside-diphosphate kinase — MEENEQTLIILKPDCLIGGFVGEVIRRFERRGLKIIAMKMMRLEDSLLDEHYAHLKNKPFFSSIKKFMKSAPVIVAVLEGKECVRVVREMCGPTNPRNAAPGTIRGDFSLSIQCNIIHASDSPKTAETEIKKFFRKDELHNYLTAREIGLADYLQEESKK; from the coding sequence ATGGAAGAAAACGAGCAGACACTTATCATCCTTAAACCGGACTGCCTGATTGGAGGGTTTGTTGGAGAAGTCATCAGAAGATTTGAGAGACGAGGACTAAAGATTATCGCAATGAAAATGATGCGCCTTGAAGACTCTCTTTTGGATGAGCATTATGCGCACTTGAAAAACAAACCCTTTTTTTCAAGCATAAAGAAGTTCATGAAATCTGCACCCGTCATCGTTGCAGTTCTTGAGGGCAAGGAATGCGTGAGGGTGGTTAGAGAAATGTGCGGGCCGACAAACCCAAGAAACGCTGCACCCGGAACCATACGTGGCGATTTCTCGCTATCAATACAGTGCAATATAATCCACGCGTCTGATTCACCCAAAACTGCGGAAACGGAAATTAAAAAATTCTTCAGAAAGGACGAGCTACACAACTACTTAACGGCAAGGGAAATTGGCTTGGCTGACTATCTACAAGAAGAAAGCAAAAAATAA
- a CDS encoding 30S ribosomal protein S28e — MSEGSEPIPVEIVQIRGRTGIHGEVNQVMCKVLSGKDKGRVIRRNVKGPVKVGDIILLLETEREAKEIKAR, encoded by the coding sequence ATGTCTGAAGGTTCTGAGCCAATACCTGTAGAAATAGTACAGATACGCGGTCGAACAGGCATTCACGGAGAAGTTAACCAAGTCATGTGTAAAGTATTATCTGGAAAAGATAAGGGACGCGTTATTAGGAGAAACGTTAAAGGACCAGTAAAAGTAGGAGACATAATTCTACTGCTTGAAACCGAACGAGAGGCAAAAGAGATTAAAGCGAGGTAG
- the rpl7ae gene encoding 50S ribosomal protein L7Ae has product MGKNYVKFETPKTILDKIKQAVSVAKESGRIRKGINEVTKSIEASNPSLVVMAEDVDPEEIVLHIPLLCEEKGVYYCYLPTKKELGSAAGLDVPCSCVAIEQEGQSSEIVRDIREALDPLLPKKKSEEKKEEQKPVEEQPQAEAKKPKKPKKPKKKEDSPAAPS; this is encoded by the coding sequence ATGGGAAAAAATTACGTCAAGTTTGAAACCCCAAAAACCATTTTGGATAAAATAAAACAAGCCGTTTCAGTTGCAAAGGAGAGCGGAAGAATTAGAAAGGGAATCAACGAGGTTACAAAAAGCATAGAAGCGTCTAATCCATCCCTTGTTGTCATGGCAGAGGATGTAGATCCGGAGGAAATAGTCCTTCACATCCCACTCCTCTGCGAAGAGAAAGGAGTCTATTACTGCTATCTTCCGACAAAGAAGGAGCTTGGCAGTGCCGCAGGCCTTGATGTACCCTGCTCCTGTGTTGCTATTGAACAGGAAGGTCAGTCTTCAGAGATTGTCCGAGATATACGAGAAGCTCTCGACCCATTACTTCCAAAAAAGAAGTCTGAAGAGAAAAAAGAAGAGCAAAAGCCGGTCGAAGAACAGCCACAAGCCGAAGCAAAAAAACCCAAAAAACCCAAAAAACCAAAAAAGAAGGAAGACTCACCAGCAGCACCGTCTTGA